A window of Phycobacter azelaicus contains these coding sequences:
- a CDS encoding pyruvate dehydrogenase complex dihydrolipoamide acetyltransferase, with protein MPTEILMPALSPTMEEGTLAKWLVKEGDTVSSGDLLAEIETDKATMEFEAVDEGVIGKILVAEGTEGVKVNSPIAVLLADGESADDVAAAPAPKPEAAQDTAQAADAGDKAAPAGGSASPASPAPAAPVAADGNRIFASPLARRIAADKGLDLASIAGSGPRGRIIKSDVENATAAPKEPAALAPTASAAPAAAAPAPATGPSADMVAKMYEGRAYEEVKLDGMRKTIAARLSEAKQTIPHFYLRRDIQLDALLAFRSQLNKQLEGRGVKLSVNDFIIKAVANALQAVPEANAVWAGDRVLQMKASDVAVAVAIEGGLFTPVLQDADVKSLSALSTEMKDLAARARDRKLAPHEYQGGAFAISNLGMFGIDNFDAIVNPPHSGILAVGAGSKKPVVGADGELKVATVMSVTMSVDHRVIDGALGANLLAAIVENLENPMVMLA; from the coding sequence ATGCCGACAGAAATCCTGATGCCCGCCCTCTCTCCCACGATGGAGGAAGGCACCCTTGCCAAATGGCTGGTCAAGGAAGGCGACACCGTCTCCTCTGGCGACCTGCTGGCCGAGATCGAAACCGACAAGGCGACCATGGAGTTTGAAGCCGTGGACGAAGGCGTCATCGGCAAGATCCTGGTGGCCGAAGGCACCGAAGGGGTAAAGGTCAACAGCCCCATCGCTGTGCTCTTGGCCGATGGCGAAAGCGCCGATGATGTGGCCGCAGCGCCTGCCCCGAAACCGGAAGCCGCGCAGGACACTGCACAGGCGGCTGACGCGGGTGACAAGGCGGCCCCCGCAGGGGGCTCCGCGTCGCCCGCATCCCCTGCCCCGGCCGCGCCTGTCGCTGCGGATGGCAATCGCATCTTTGCCTCCCCCCTGGCCCGGCGCATTGCGGCGGACAAGGGACTGGATCTGGCCAGCATTGCAGGCTCAGGCCCGCGTGGACGTATCATCAAGTCGGACGTGGAAAACGCTACCGCAGCGCCCAAAGAGCCTGCGGCACTCGCCCCGACTGCAAGCGCTGCCCCCGCCGCAGCGGCCCCTGCCCCGGCCACGGGCCCATCGGCCGATATGGTGGCCAAGATGTACGAGGGACGCGCGTACGAAGAGGTCAAGCTCGACGGTATGCGCAAGACCATCGCAGCGCGCTTGTCCGAAGCCAAGCAGACCATCCCGCACTTCTACCTGCGCCGCGACATCCAGCTTGACGCGCTTCTGGCCTTCCGCAGCCAGCTCAACAAACAGCTGGAAGGGCGCGGCGTAAAGCTGTCGGTCAACGACTTTATCATCAAGGCAGTTGCCAACGCGCTGCAAGCCGTGCCCGAGGCCAATGCCGTCTGGGCGGGGGACCGGGTGCTGCAGATGAAGGCCTCGGATGTCGCGGTCGCCGTTGCCATCGAAGGTGGGCTGTTTACGCCGGTACTTCAGGATGCGGACGTGAAGTCCCTTTCGGCGCTATCAACCGAGATGAAAGACCTCGCCGCCCGCGCCCGCGACCGCAAGCTCGCCCCACATGAGTATCAGGGCGGTGCTTTTGCCATCTCCAACCTTGGCATGTTCGGCATCGACAATTTCGATGCTATCGTGAACCCGCCGCACTCCGGGATCCTCGCGGTCGGCGCGGGCAGCAAGAAGCCCGTGGTCGGCGCCGATGGCGAGCTGAAGGTCGCAACCGTCATGAGCGTCACAATGTCAGTCGATCACCGGGTCATCGACGGCGCCCTTGGCGCAAACCTCTTGGCGGCGATCGTCGAGAACCTGGAGAACCCGATGGTCATGCTGGCTTAA
- a CDS encoding DUF2460 domain-containing protein yields the protein MSFHEIRFPASLSFGSVGGPQRRTDIVTLANGHEERNTPWAHSRRRYDAGLGLRSLDDVEVLIAFFEARQGQMYGFRWKDWSDYKSARATADVDYRDEVIGLGDGATTVFQLAKSYRSGETLYRRPIAKPVAGSVRIGIEQEELRESVDYALDIVTGLITLVYPPEAGLQVVAGFEFDVPVRFDTDQIQTSVASFKAGDVPTVPIVEVRV from the coding sequence ATGAGCTTCCATGAAATCCGGTTTCCGGCATCGCTCAGCTTTGGATCTGTCGGAGGTCCCCAGCGGCGCACCGATATCGTGACGCTGGCCAATGGTCACGAGGAACGTAACACGCCCTGGGCGCACTCGCGCAGGCGCTATGATGCGGGCTTGGGCCTGCGTTCACTGGACGATGTGGAGGTTCTGATCGCCTTTTTCGAGGCGCGTCAGGGCCAGATGTACGGCTTTCGCTGGAAGGATTGGTCTGACTACAAATCCGCGCGCGCCACAGCAGATGTCGATTACCGGGACGAGGTGATCGGGCTAGGCGACGGGGCAACGACCGTTTTTCAACTGGCAAAGTCCTATCGCTCGGGTGAGACGCTCTATCGGCGCCCAATCGCCAAACCGGTCGCGGGGTCCGTTCGCATTGGCATCGAGCAGGAGGAACTGCGCGAAAGTGTCGACTATGCCCTTGATATAGTCACCGGGTTGATCACGCTTGTCTACCCGCCCGAGGCGGGCCTTCAGGTGGTCGCCGGTTTTGAATTTGATGTGCCGGTGCGCTTTGATACTGATCAGATCCAGACCAGCGTGGCCTCCTTCAAGGCGGGGGATGTGCCTACCGTGCCCATTGTCGAGGTGCGAGTCTGA
- a CDS encoding baseplate multidomain protein megatron — translation MATILLSAAGAAIGGAVGGTVAGLSSVVIRRAIGATLGRAVDERLFGAGSDPVETGRVNQFRLTKASEGEPIAQVFGRTRVGGQVIWSTQFLETSQTTGGGGKGAPRQPTVTRYSYSVSVAIALCEGEITSVARIWADGEEVSPLDLNMTVYRGTPDQAPDPLMEAVEGAGRVPAYRGTAYVVMENIQLERFGNRVPQFSFEVIRAEQPGGPEYADDPSQLVRGVALMPGTGEYSLAASPVNYSGGLGDIRAANTHTPSGQTDLLTSLAALDEELPACDAASLVVSWFGDDLPCGECQIRPKVEQKRADGVSMPWRVSGLTRATAEEVLKNSEDSPVFGGTPADAAVIEAIQAMRDQGRRVMFYPFILMEQPEGNGLPDPWSNSADQPHLPWRGRITLSTAPGRSGSPDQSAAADAQVAAFMGTAQASDFVVSNGSVNYAGPEDWGLRRFILHNAALCAAAGGVEAFCISSEMRGLTQIRGASGFPAVEALRDLAAEVRQILGPQVKIGYAADWSEYRGYTSPDGNRYFHLDPLWADPQIDFIGIDNYMPLSDWRQSENHLDAAAGVPAIYDLEYLRRNIEGGEGYDWFYHSPEAEAAQIRTPITNDAHDETWVWRYKDIRNWWANTHHERIGGVRQAAPTAWEPQSKPIWFTELGCAAIDGGTNQPNKFLDPKSSESRLPKYSNGQRDDLIQRQYLRAMLGYWSDPTNNPTSPEYDAPMVDMTNAYVWAWDARPFPAFPNEVEVWSDGNNYLRGHWLNGRVGQRSLASVVGELCNRSGLADIDTSALYGIVHGYALESLEDARASLQPLMLRHGFDAIEQDGLLRFRQRTGRDVQGLDLEVLVDSSEVEGGLNQIRAGEAELAGRVRLRFPEWGARYDLASEEAILPDDATRAVSQNDLALVLTRAEARQTVDRWLIEARIARDTARFVLPPSLLGIRVGDVVALPAIGPMGTEQDGKHPARALFRLDRIEMAEAQMVEAVRIDPGAYEPADVPEDLPRASAFVAPTPVAPFFMDLPLLTGDEVPHAPHLAVTADPWPGTVAVYGAPSDEGYALEEIIAARSIVGVTETPLPAGPLGRWDRGADLQLRLISGSLEARDSLAVLNGANALAIGDGSNGNWEIIQFREAELVAPNTYLLRGRLRGQLGSDGLMPEVWPEGSFVVLLDGTPQQLDLPLDQRRIARHYLIGPARRGYEDPSYVHRIEAFDGNGLRPYAPVHLRLSGALGADVAVSWIRRTRIEGDSWDLPDVPLGEAREQYRVRILRGQTLLREDITTQSAWAYDLAMQAVDTVMPGDMFEVAQLSDRFGAGFAARAVLE, via the coding sequence ATGGCAACTATTCTTCTTTCCGCGGCGGGCGCCGCAATTGGCGGGGCTGTCGGTGGCACTGTGGCGGGCTTGTCTTCTGTCGTGATCCGGCGCGCCATCGGGGCAACCTTGGGGCGGGCCGTCGATGAGCGCCTGTTCGGGGCCGGATCGGATCCGGTGGAGACCGGCAGGGTCAATCAGTTCCGACTGACCAAGGCCAGCGAAGGTGAACCCATCGCACAGGTCTTTGGCCGCACCCGTGTCGGCGGTCAGGTGATCTGGTCCACGCAGTTTCTGGAAACCAGCCAGACCACCGGCGGGGGCGGGAAAGGGGCGCCGCGTCAGCCCACCGTCACCCGCTACAGCTACTCGGTGTCGGTGGCGATAGCCCTGTGCGAGGGTGAGATTACTTCGGTCGCCCGCATCTGGGCCGATGGGGAAGAAGTCTCGCCGCTAGATCTAAATATGACGGTCTATCGAGGCACGCCCGATCAGGCGCCCGATCCGCTGATGGAGGCGGTCGAGGGCGCGGGGCGGGTACCAGCCTACCGGGGAACCGCCTATGTGGTGATGGAGAACATTCAGCTCGAGCGCTTTGGCAACCGGGTGCCGCAGTTCTCATTCGAGGTGATCCGTGCAGAACAGCCCGGTGGCCCAGAGTATGCGGACGATCCAAGCCAGCTTGTGCGCGGTGTCGCGCTGATGCCGGGGACCGGAGAGTACAGCCTTGCAGCCAGTCCGGTTAATTATTCCGGCGGGCTTGGCGATATACGCGCCGCCAATACGCATACGCCCTCGGGGCAAACGGATCTTTTGACATCTTTGGCGGCTTTGGACGAGGAACTCCCGGCCTGTGATGCGGCCTCCTTGGTCGTGTCCTGGTTCGGGGATGATCTACCCTGCGGGGAATGCCAGATTAGGCCCAAGGTGGAACAAAAGCGCGCTGACGGGGTCAGCATGCCCTGGCGTGTCTCTGGGTTGACCCGCGCAACAGCCGAAGAGGTTTTGAAGAACAGCGAAGACTCGCCGGTCTTTGGTGGCACGCCGGCAGATGCTGCAGTGATCGAGGCGATCCAGGCCATGCGCGATCAGGGGCGCCGGGTGATGTTTTATCCGTTCATCCTGATGGAACAGCCCGAAGGCAATGGTCTCCCCGACCCCTGGAGCAACAGCGCCGATCAGCCGCATCTTCCCTGGCGGGGGAGGATCACGCTGTCGACCGCGCCCGGACGCAGCGGCTCACCGGACCAGAGCGCGGCTGCCGATGCGCAGGTGGCCGCTTTCATGGGGACCGCACAGGCGTCAGATTTCGTGGTTTCAAACGGCTCGGTCAATTATGCAGGCCCCGAGGACTGGGGGCTACGGCGCTTCATCCTGCACAATGCCGCCCTTTGTGCCGCAGCGGGCGGGGTCGAGGCCTTTTGCATCAGCTCTGAAATGCGCGGCCTCACGCAGATTCGTGGCGCCAGTGGGTTTCCTGCGGTAGAAGCCTTGCGGGATTTGGCAGCCGAGGTGCGGCAGATTCTCGGACCGCAGGTCAAGATCGGCTATGCGGCGGATTGGTCGGAATACAGGGGCTATACCAGCCCCGACGGGAACCGGTATTTCCATCTCGACCCGCTGTGGGCGGACCCGCAGATAGACTTCATCGGGATCGACAACTACATGCCCCTTTCAGACTGGCGCCAGAGCGAGAACCATCTGGATGCGGCGGCAGGTGTGCCTGCGATCTATGATCTTGAGTATCTGCGCCGTAATATCGAAGGCGGCGAGGGATACGACTGGTTTTACCATTCGCCCGAGGCTGAAGCGGCCCAGATCCGCACGCCTATCACCAATGACGCCCATGACGAGACCTGGGTCTGGCGCTACAAGGATATTCGCAACTGGTGGGCCAATACCCATCACGAGCGCATCGGCGGCGTGCGACAGGCTGCTCCCACGGCGTGGGAGCCGCAGAGCAAACCGATCTGGTTCACCGAACTGGGCTGCGCCGCCATAGACGGGGGCACCAATCAGCCGAATAAGTTCCTTGACCCCAAAAGCTCGGAATCCAGACTGCCGAAATATTCGAACGGGCAGCGGGACGATCTGATTCAGCGACAATACCTGCGGGCGATGCTTGGCTATTGGAGCGATCCGACAAATAACCCGACCTCGCCGGAATATGATGCGCCCATGGTGGATATGACCAACGCCTATGTCTGGGCCTGGGACGCGCGACCCTTTCCAGCCTTTCCGAATGAAGTGGAGGTGTGGAGCGATGGCAATAACTACCTGCGTGGTCATTGGCTCAACGGGCGGGTCGGGCAACGCAGCCTGGCTTCGGTGGTTGGTGAGCTGTGCAACCGCTCCGGGCTAGCAGATATCGACACGAGTGCTCTTTATGGAATTGTGCATGGGTATGCCCTTGAAAGCTTAGAAGACGCACGCGCCTCCCTGCAGCCCTTGATGCTGCGGCACGGGTTCGATGCGATTGAGCAAGACGGCTTGTTGCGGTTTCGCCAGCGCACCGGGCGCGATGTCCAAGGTTTAGACCTGGAAGTTCTGGTGGATAGCAGCGAGGTTGAGGGTGGCCTGAACCAGATACGCGCAGGCGAGGCGGAACTGGCCGGTCGCGTACGTCTGCGGTTCCCAGAGTGGGGCGCGCGCTATGATCTGGCTTCTGAAGAGGCGATCCTACCGGATGATGCCACCCGTGCCGTCAGCCAGAACGATCTGGCGCTGGTGCTGACCCGGGCCGAAGCGCGTCAGACCGTGGACCGCTGGCTCATTGAGGCCAGGATCGCGCGGGATACGGCCAGGTTCGTGCTGCCACCCTCGCTGCTGGGGATTCGTGTTGGAGACGTTGTCGCACTGCCTGCCATCGGTCCTATGGGCACGGAACAGGATGGGAAACACCCAGCTCGCGCGCTGTTCCGGCTGGACCGGATCGAAATGGCCGAGGCGCAAATGGTTGAGGCGGTCCGGATCGATCCCGGTGCCTATGAACCCGCTGACGTGCCTGAAGACCTGCCCCGCGCCAGCGCCTTTGTCGCGCCAACTCCCGTGGCGCCCTTCTTTATGGATTTGCCCTTGCTGACCGGAGATGAAGTCCCCCATGCTCCCCATCTTGCCGTGACGGCTGATCCTTGGCCGGGAACCGTGGCTGTCTATGGCGCCCCGTCGGATGAGGGATATGCGCTGGAAGAGATCATAGCCGCGCGATCCATCGTGGGTGTGACCGAAACGCCGCTTCCGGCGGGGCCCTTGGGGCGCTGGGATCGAGGCGCGGACTTGCAGCTGCGCCTGATCTCTGGGAGCCTGGAGGCGCGCGACAGTCTGGCCGTACTCAATGGGGCGAATGCCTTGGCCATTGGCGACGGGAGCAATGGAAACTGGGAGATCATCCAGTTCCGCGAAGCTGAGCTGGTCGCGCCGAATACCTATCTGCTGCGCGGACGTTTGCGCGGGCAACTTGGTAGTGACGGGCTGATGCCAGAGGTCTGGCCGGAAGGTTCCTTTGTGGTTCTGCTGGACGGAACGCCTCAGCAACTGGACCTGCCACTCGACCAGAGGCGGATTGCGCGCCATTACCTTATTGGCCCGGCACGTCGGGGTTATGAAGATCCAAGTTATGTCCATCGGATTGAAGCCTTTGATGGCAACGGATTGCGACCCTATGCGCCGGTTCATCTGCGGCTCAGCGGCGCGCTGGGCGCCGATGTCGCGGTGAGCTGGATTCGTCGCACCCGGATCGAAGGGGACAGCTGGGATCTGCCGGATGTGCCCCTTGGCGAGGCGCGTGAACAGTACAGGGTTCGTATTCTGCGCGGTCAGACCCTGTTGCGCGAAGACATCACAACCCAAAGCGCCTGGGCATACGATTTGGCTATGCAAGCGGTCGATACAGTCATGCCCGGGGATATGTTCGAAGTTGCGCAACTGTCGGATCGTTTTGGGGCAGGCTTTGCGGCGAGGGCCGTTCTGGAATGA
- a CDS encoding peptidase has product MTGGAVVARARLWLGTPYVHQASCRGAGCDCLGLIRGIWRELGGDEPKALPSYTMDWSEPQGQERLWQGARRHLHPKPLHQASLGDVLLFRMRAGSVAKHLGVQSWLGSGPEGGGALPRFIHAYAGRGVVECALSTPWRRRIVARFAFPQEGL; this is encoded by the coding sequence ATGACAGGGGGCGCGGTTGTTGCAAGAGCGCGCTTGTGGCTGGGGACGCCCTATGTGCATCAGGCCAGCTGCCGCGGCGCTGGTTGTGATTGTCTTGGACTGATCCGGGGAATCTGGCGCGAACTGGGTGGGGATGAGCCAAAAGCCCTGCCGTCCTACACGATGGACTGGTCCGAACCGCAGGGACAGGAGCGGCTGTGGCAAGGCGCGCGCAGGCATCTGCACCCCAAGCCCCTGCACCAAGCATCGCTTGGTGATGTGCTGCTGTTCCGCATGCGGGCGGGATCTGTGGCAAAACATCTTGGCGTCCAGTCCTGGCTCGGCTCGGGACCTGAGGGCGGCGGAGCACTGCCGCGCTTCATCCATGCCTATGCGGGGCGGGGCGTTGTGGAGTGCGCGCTCAGCACCCCCTGGCGGCGCCGGATCGTGGCGCGATTTGCATTCCCGCAAGAGGGGCTCTGA
- a CDS encoding pyruvate dehydrogenase complex E1 component subunit beta, with amino-acid sequence MATEILMPALSPTMEEGTLAKWLVKEGDTVNSGDILAEIETDKATMEFEAVDEGVIGKILIAEGTEGVKVNTAIAMLLAEGESADDVAAAPATKEAPTAEAPSAPAPATAAAAPQEAPEVDETPDWPEGTVLKQQTVREALRDAMAEEMRRTEEVYLMGEEVAEYQGAYKISQGLLDEFGAKRVIDTPITEHGFAGIAVGSAFGGLHPIVEFMTFNFAMQAIDQIINSAAKTLYMSGGQMGCPIVFRGPNGAAARVGAQHSQDYAAWYMQIPGLKVAMPYSASDAKGLLKSAIRDPNPVIFLENEILYGRSFDVPDVDDYTVPFGKARIWREGSDVTIVSFGIGMTYALEAADKLAEEGISAEVIDLRTLRPMDLPTVIKSVMKTNRLVTVEEGWPQGSVGSYIASEVMQQAFDYLDAPVVTCTGKDVPMPYAANLEKHALVTTDEVIAAVKQVTYR; translated from the coding sequence ATGGCAACTGAAATTCTGATGCCCGCCCTGTCGCCAACCATGGAGGAAGGCACGCTGGCCAAATGGCTGGTCAAGGAAGGCGATACCGTAAACTCTGGCGATATTCTCGCCGAAATCGAAACCGACAAGGCCACGATGGAATTCGAGGCTGTGGACGAAGGCGTGATCGGTAAGATCCTGATCGCCGAAGGCACTGAAGGCGTGAAGGTCAACACCGCCATCGCCATGCTTCTGGCAGAGGGCGAAAGCGCAGATGATGTTGCCGCTGCGCCCGCAACCAAGGAAGCGCCGACCGCAGAGGCACCTTCGGCGCCCGCTCCGGCCACCGCTGCTGCCGCACCTCAAGAGGCCCCTGAAGTGGATGAAACACCCGATTGGCCCGAAGGCACCGTGCTCAAGCAACAGACCGTGCGCGAAGCGCTGCGCGATGCCATGGCTGAGGAAATGCGCAGGACCGAAGAGGTCTACCTGATGGGCGAGGAAGTCGCCGAATACCAGGGTGCTTACAAGATCTCCCAAGGGCTGCTGGACGAATTTGGCGCCAAGCGCGTCATCGATACCCCCATTACCGAGCACGGTTTCGCCGGGATCGCGGTGGGTTCTGCCTTTGGCGGCCTTCATCCGATCGTGGAGTTCATGACCTTCAACTTCGCAATGCAGGCGATTGACCAGATCATCAACTCGGCTGCAAAGACACTCTATATGTCTGGCGGTCAGATGGGCTGCCCCATCGTCTTCCGCGGCCCCAATGGCGCGGCGGCCCGCGTCGGCGCCCAACACAGCCAGGACTACGCCGCGTGGTACATGCAGATCCCCGGCCTCAAGGTGGCCATGCCCTATTCCGCCTCTGACGCCAAGGGCCTGCTGAAATCGGCAATCCGCGACCCCAATCCGGTGATCTTCCTTGAAAACGAGATCCTTTATGGTCGCTCCTTTGATGTGCCGGATGTGGACGACTACACCGTGCCCTTTGGCAAGGCCCGCATCTGGCGCGAGGGCAGTGATGTCACCATCGTCTCCTTCGGGATCGGCATGACCTATGCTTTGGAAGCAGCAGACAAGCTGGCCGAAGAGGGGATCTCGGCCGAGGTCATCGACCTGCGCACCCTGCGCCCGATGGACCTGCCGACAGTGATCAAATCGGTGATGAAGACCAACCGGCTTGTGACGGTCGAAGAGGGCTGGCCGCAAGGGTCGGTCGGCAGCTACATCGCCTCCGAGGTGATGCAGCAAGCGTTTGACTATCTCGATGCGCCCGTGGTCACCTGCACCGGCAAGGACGTGCCTATGCCCTATGCCGCCAACCTCGAAAAACACGCGCTGGTCACCACGGATGAGGTGATCGCAGCTGTGAAACAAGTCACCTACCGGTAA
- the pdhA gene encoding pyruvate dehydrogenase (acetyl-transferring) E1 component subunit alpha codes for MAARKTTKKPNVSAEELTSNYREMLLIRRFEEKAGQLYGMGLIGGFCHLYIGQEAVVVGLEAAAEEGDKRITSYRDHGHMLACGMDPDGVMAELTGREGGYSKGKGGSMHMFSKEKHFYGGHGIVGAQVPLGAGLAFADKYKDNGRVTFAYFGDGAANQGQIYETFNMAALWQLPVIFVIENNQYAMGTAQARSTSTPELFTRGEAFGIPGEAVDGMNVLTVKDAGERAVAHCRAGKGPYILEVKTYRYRGHSMSDPAKYRTREEVQKMRSERDPIEQVREMLLAGKHATEDDLKAIDKEIKDIVNKSADFSKESPEPHLDELWTDIYAETIPQQSA; via the coding sequence ATGGCCGCAAGGAAAACCACCAAGAAACCAAACGTTTCTGCCGAAGAGCTGACCAGCAATTACCGCGAGATGCTGCTGATCCGCCGATTCGAAGAAAAGGCCGGCCAGCTTTATGGAATGGGCCTGATCGGCGGCTTCTGCCACCTTTACATTGGCCAGGAAGCCGTCGTGGTGGGGTTGGAAGCTGCCGCCGAGGAAGGCGACAAGCGCATCACCTCTTACCGTGACCACGGCCATATGCTGGCCTGCGGCATGGACCCGGACGGCGTGATGGCCGAACTCACCGGTCGCGAAGGGGGCTACTCCAAGGGCAAGGGTGGCTCCATGCACATGTTCTCTAAAGAGAAGCACTTCTACGGTGGTCACGGCATCGTTGGCGCCCAGGTGCCGCTTGGTGCGGGCCTGGCCTTTGCGGACAAATATAAGGACAACGGACGCGTGACCTTTGCCTACTTTGGCGACGGCGCCGCGAACCAGGGCCAGATCTACGAGACCTTCAACATGGCCGCGCTCTGGCAGCTGCCGGTGATCTTTGTGATCGAGAACAACCAGTACGCCATGGGCACCGCCCAGGCACGCTCTACCTCTACGCCCGAACTCTTCACCCGTGGCGAGGCCTTTGGCATCCCCGGTGAAGCCGTTGACGGCATGAACGTCTTGACCGTGAAAGACGCAGGAGAACGCGCCGTTGCCCACTGCCGCGCAGGCAAGGGGCCGTACATTCTTGAGGTCAAGACCTATCGCTATCGCGGTCACTCCATGTCCGATCCGGCAAAGTACCGCACCCGCGAAGAGGTGCAGAAGATGCGCAGCGAACGCGATCCGATCGAACAGGTTCGCGAGATGCTCCTGGCCGGCAAGCATGCCACCGAGGATGACCTGAAAGCGATCGACAAGGAGATCAAGGACATCGTCAACAAGTCGGCGGATTTCTCGAAGGAAAGCCCAGAGCCCCATCTCGATGAGCTTTGGACCGATATCTACGCCGAAACCATTCCGCAGCAAAGCGCCTGA
- a CDS encoding DUF7742 family protein produces MRRPILPGDVSTVARALLAAPCGQRGAVLTAIFEGAQAALELDRRAGCLHPEWGNGGLEAAARRYELADEPTFDHTDYLCCTIMVLLEMERRLAMAGGVGCAEDPQKP; encoded by the coding sequence ATGAGGCGACCCATTCTGCCGGGGGATGTCTCGACAGTGGCCCGCGCTCTTCTTGCGGCGCCCTGCGGTCAGAGAGGCGCCGTTCTGACGGCCATTTTCGAGGGAGCACAAGCCGCTCTGGAGCTGGACAGGCGTGCGGGCTGCTTGCATCCGGAATGGGGAAACGGCGGACTTGAGGCAGCCGCGCGTCGCTATGAGCTGGCCGATGAGCCAACGTTTGATCACACGGACTATCTGTGTTGCACGATTATGGTGCTGCTGGAGATGGAGCGGCGGCTCGCCATGGCGGGCGGGGTCGGATGTGCAGAGGATCCTCAAAAGCCTTGA
- a CDS encoding DUF2163 domain-containing protein codes for MPGPAQPFLDHVATGLTSLCRAWALTRKDGQAFGFTDHDRDLTFEGLSFKAGSGLTARALQQATGLAVDNTEALGALSDAAIREDEIAAGRFDGADVRCWLVNWQDISVRWLQFRGSIGELRRAGGAFEAELRGLSEALNQPLGRIYQKPCTAVLGDTHCGFDLNTPGYAEERAVERSEEGRDFFWDDLSGFEQEWFTRGRLTVLNGVAKGLWSAIKQDRSEGQQRRIVLWEALRAAIAPGDMVRLEAGCDKRMETCRLKYNNLLNYQGFPDIPGEDWVMSVPRSSGINTGGSRR; via the coding sequence ATGCCGGGTCCTGCACAGCCTTTTCTCGATCATGTCGCCACGGGGCTGACCAGCCTGTGTCGGGCCTGGGCTTTGACCCGGAAGGATGGTCAGGCCTTTGGCTTTACTGACCACGACCGGGATCTGACGTTTGAGGGCCTCTCGTTCAAGGCTGGCAGCGGTCTAACGGCCCGCGCTTTGCAGCAAGCCACGGGGCTGGCGGTGGACAACACGGAGGCGCTTGGGGCGCTTTCGGATGCAGCAATCCGGGAGGATGAGATTGCGGCGGGCCGGTTTGATGGCGCTGATGTGCGCTGCTGGCTCGTGAACTGGCAGGACATCTCGGTGCGCTGGCTGCAGTTTCGCGGCTCCATAGGGGAGCTGCGGCGCGCAGGCGGCGCATTCGAGGCTGAGCTGCGCGGGCTGAGCGAAGCGCTGAACCAGCCTCTGGGACGGATCTATCAAAAGCCCTGCACTGCCGTGCTGGGGGATACGCACTGTGGTTTCGACCTGAACACGCCCGGCTATGCCGAAGAGCGCGCGGTAGAGCGCAGCGAAGAGGGCCGGGATTTCTTCTGGGACGATCTGTCTGGGTTTGAACAGGAGTGGTTCACGCGCGGCCGCCTGACCGTGTTGAACGGGGTAGCCAAGGGATTGTGGAGCGCGATCAAGCAGGATCGCAGCGAGGGGCAGCAGCGCCGGATCGTGCTGTGGGAAGCTTTGCGCGCCGCCATAGCCCCTGGTGATATGGTCCGTCTCGAGGCGGGCTGCGACAAGAGGATGGAAACCTGCCGTCTGAAGTACAACAACCTTCTGAACTACCAGGGCTTCCCGGATATCCCGGGCGAAGACTGGGTGATGTCGGTCCCAAGATCCTCCGGGATCAACACAGGCGGAAGCCGCCGATGA
- the cysE gene encoding serine O-acetyltransferase: MIKTRKAVTPLDPVWDRIATEAQEAVEKQPLMGGLIHACILHHPTIEKALSYRIAAKLCSNEMSMVILREIVESAYEADPALVAAARADLMAVYERDPACHRLLQPILYFKGYQAVQAYRVGHWLWSQGDYDLSYFFQMRISEIFGVDIHPAARIGQGIMIDHAHSIVIGETAVVGDNVSMLHSVTLGGTGKEEEDRHPKIEDGVLIGAGAKVLGNIRIGHCSRIAAGSVVLEDVPPCKTVAGVPARIVGEAGCAQPAVSMNQVLSHEG, from the coding sequence ATGATCAAAACCCGCAAAGCCGTGACCCCGCTGGATCCTGTCTGGGACCGGATCGCCACAGAGGCGCAAGAGGCTGTCGAAAAGCAGCCCCTCATGGGCGGTTTGATCCATGCCTGTATCCTTCACCACCCAACGATCGAAAAGGCGCTGTCCTACCGGATCGCAGCAAAGCTGTGCTCCAATGAGATGTCGATGGTGATCCTGCGGGAGATCGTCGAGTCCGCTTATGAGGCGGACCCTGCACTGGTTGCTGCCGCGCGCGCCGACCTCATGGCGGTCTACGAGCGCGACCCGGCCTGCCACCGTCTGTTGCAACCGATCCTGTACTTCAAGGGCTACCAGGCGGTTCAGGCCTACCGCGTAGGTCATTGGCTGTGGAGCCAGGGCGACTACGATCTGTCGTATTTTTTCCAGATGCGCATTTCCGAGATTTTTGGCGTGGATATCCATCCGGCAGCGCGCATCGGTCAGGGCATCATGATCGACCACGCGCATTCCATAGTCATCGGTGAAACGGCGGTGGTTGGAGACAACGTTTCCATGCTGCATTCCGTCACCCTTGGCGGCACCGGCAAGGAAGAGGAAGACCGTCACCCCAAGATCGAGGATGGGGTGCTGATCGGCGCCGGCGCCAAGGTTCTGGGCAACATCAGGATCGGTCACTGCAGCCGTATCGCGGCAGGTTCGGTCGTGCTGGAAGACGTCCCGCCCTGCAAGACGGTTGCAGGAGTGCCCGCACGGATCGTCGGAGAGGCCGGTTGCGCCCAGCCTGCGGTAAGCATGAACCAGGTTCTTTCCCACGAGGGCTGA